The following are encoded together in the Xanthomonas vesicatoria ATCC 35937 genome:
- a CDS encoding ferritin-like domain-containing protein — MSMGSFERADLFAAARQCLDQADPLQKVALTQQYAAAFRAGHLVIDAAALAPDPIRMPGRPPTPSLVHPRELPRRGLGTPEGRAAFIHAIAHIELNAIDLAWDAVYRFRGLPDAFYADWVAVADDESRHFMLLRARLHAHDRDYGDFAAHNGLWEMCEKTAHDGLARMALVPRVLEARGLDVTPAMIVKLRSLGDSATAEVLETILREEVAHVAAGSRWYRWYCVQAGIEPRARFKALLREYAGGYLHGPFNLQARLLAGFDEDELADLVEQAG, encoded by the coding sequence ATGAGCATGGGTTCGTTCGAACGCGCCGATCTGTTCGCTGCTGCGCGACAGTGTCTGGACCAGGCCGACCCGCTGCAGAAAGTCGCGTTGACCCAGCAGTACGCAGCGGCCTTTCGCGCAGGCCATCTCGTGATCGATGCGGCTGCGCTCGCGCCCGACCCGATCCGTATGCCGGGGCGGCCACCAACACCGAGCCTGGTGCATCCACGCGAGCTGCCGCGGCGTGGATTAGGCACGCCGGAAGGCCGCGCAGCCTTCATCCATGCGATCGCGCATATCGAACTCAATGCCATCGACCTGGCCTGGGATGCGGTGTATCGCTTCCGCGGCCTGCCGGATGCGTTCTATGCCGATTGGGTGGCGGTGGCCGACGACGAATCGCGTCATTTCATGCTGCTGCGCGCGCGCCTGCATGCACACGATCGCGACTACGGCGACTTCGCCGCGCACAATGGTTTGTGGGAAATGTGCGAGAAAACCGCGCATGACGGCCTAGCGCGCATGGCATTGGTACCGCGGGTGCTGGAAGCGCGCGGTCTGGATGTGACGCCGGCAATGATCGTCAAATTGCGCTCCCTCGGCGATTCCGCAACGGCCGAGGTGCTGGAAACCATCCTGCGCGAGGAGGTGGCACACGTTGCCGCTGGCTCGCGGTGGTACCGCTGGTATTGCGTACAGGCCGGTATCGAACCGAGGGCGCGCTTCAAGGCGCTGTTGCGCGAATACGCCGGCGGTTATCTGCATGGCCCGTTTAATCTGCAGGCGCGGCTGCTCGCCGGGTTCGACGAAGACGAACTGGCCGATCTGGTGGAGCAGGCTGGCTAA